Proteins co-encoded in one Accipiter gentilis chromosome 33, bAccGen1.1, whole genome shotgun sequence genomic window:
- the TMEM204 gene encoding transmembrane protein 204, translating to MTVQKLVATAVLVALVSLILNNAAAFTPNWVYQTLEDGRKRSVGLWKMCWLAEKSRGGASTSARHGQGEERECEALGWGSESAGFQESRSTVKLQFDMMRACNLIATVALTAGQLIFVLGLMELPIISQDTQWWEEAIAAVFQLASFVLVIGLVTFYRIGPYTNLSWSCYLNIGACLLATLAAAILIWNILHRREDCMAPRVIVISRTLTARFRRGLENDYVESPC from the exons ATGACTGTCCAGAAACTGGTAGCCACGGCTGTGTTGGTAGCCCTGGTCTCACTCATTCTTAACAACGCAGCTGCCTTTACTCCCAACTGGGTATACCAGACCCTAGAGGATGGGCGTAAGCGCAGCGTGGGGCTCTGGAAGATGTGCTGGCTGGCAGAAAAGAGCAGAGGAGGTGCAAGCACGAGTGCCAGGCATGGGCAAGGGGAGGAGCGCGAGTGTGAAGCCCTGGGCTGGGGTTCAGAGTCAGCTGGGTTCCAAGAGTCACGCAGTACTGTCAAAC TGCAGTTTGACATGATGCGTGCTTGTAACCTCATTGCCACTGTTGCTCTGACTGCTGGCCAGCTCATCTTCGTCCTGGGCCTGATGGAGCTACCTATCATTTCTCAGGATACCCAGTGGTGGGAAGAGGCCATAGCTGCCGTGTTCCAACTCGCCA GTTTTGTTCTGGTTATCGGATTGGTGACTTTCTACCGCATCGGACCATACACCAACCTCTCTTGGTCTTGCTATCTGAACATTGGAGCCTGTCTTTTGGCCACGCTGGCAGCTGCCATTCTCATATGGAACATCCTTCACAGGCGTGAGGACTGCATGGCACCCCGGGTCATTGTCATTAGCCGTACCCTGACCGCTCGGTTTCGCCGTGGCCTGGAAAATGACTATGTTGAGTCACCATGCTGA